tggtttgtttttaaacgcTGACCCAATTCTAGAAATGGAGGCCGTAAAAACAGAAGGTGTAACTGAGTCGGCGCCGCTGAACGTTCTTGTTGGAGTACGTTCTCTGTGGATCGAGCTGATTGGCCGTCTGTTGCATGAAAAGCAAAGAGTAGCACAGAATGAGCGTTGCGTTCTCATCGGCGCCGCCTCTAATGCGGACGCTGAAGCTCTGCCCGTCTGGCGGCCGGGCCGTGTTCTGAACTCGCTGCTGGGTCTCGGATTACTTGCTGTTGAAACATTCTGCACGAGTACCAGATGTTCTGCTGGAGAACCCTGCAGGTATTTCCTCTGTGGCGGCCGCCTGTGCAGCGGCGTTCTTGTAAACGTGTAGGGCTAGCAACTCGCTGCTGGGTCACAGATTCCATGCCCAGTTCTCCCACGTGCGACGGGATGAGCGTGTGTcgctctgcacacacacacacacacacacacacacacacacacacacacacacacacacactataaacaTCCTGTGTACCCACAGAGGAGAATCGCTGAACATTCTGACGCTCCTTTACCCTCATCGACGGCGCTGATTACTAACGACCGCTGCCAGGCAAACCTGAACGGCAGGATTTAACGGCAGGACTGCTGCCGTTCCTGTTGGTGCCGCTTTGTTTTTGGATCATTGCCACCGTGTTGTACTCTCATGCTGATGGATTGAGTGTAATCCTACTCGCGTGCTTCACGGCTAATCCAGAGATGAGAGAACCTTCAGATGTTTTTGCTTGAGGTCTATTTCTAAGTTTTACAAGGAGTTTCTGTAGCTGCTTCCTGGTGTAAAGATGTCATTTTATTCTGATGGACTCATGTTTCTAGTGATCGTGCTGTAAACAAACCTGTTGTAACGACCGTCCCTACATTCAGCACGAATGGAAAACGAAGCAGACATTTCTTTCACCAGCTAATTCGCTCATTTTGTCTTCGGCGCGGGttcatgtttaatatttaatgcatattCATGGGATGAACGGACTTCTGTAagagtctgcccccccccccctctcttccagGAGCACCACCTCCAGCGGGCCATCTCGGCACAGCAGGTATACGGCGAGAAGCGGGACAACATGGTCATCCCGGTCCCCGAAGCGGAGCGCAACATCACCCACTACGAGTCCCTCTACCCCGGGGAGTTCAAGATgccaaagcagctcattcacatACAGCGTGAGTAGCGGCCCGCTGCTGGGGGGCTGGTGTtcaccaggtgtgtgtggggggggggggggggggctcagtccaAGCGGCTCTCCATTAGCGGGCTTTATGTTGCGTATAAGCAGTTAACGACAGATCATACTCTGCAGTGCTACAGGTtctcgggtgtgtgtgtgtgcgtgcgtgtgtgtgtgtttttaacactTGCGGTGCTCCGCTCTCGTCCCCGGAGGCTCTGATGTGTGATAAAAGGATCACACATCTTATCTACCCCCGCAAAGGTTAAATGAAACCTTTAGTTACGTTAAATCATTTCGGAGCGTTTCGTCCTGTAGCCTGCATTCGGTGCAGCCCTAATGGGAACGGAGAACGATGAGTTTGGAACCGAATGAGGCGCCGTAGCTTCCTTCACTAACACAGCTTTTGTAAACATGTCACGCTCCATGTCGCACGTTTTCACGCGTCTGGGCAGAGCCGTCGACTCCCCTTTCAGCGTCGTGCTGAAGAACCGGCTTTGGACCGTTAGCTGCTTTTGTAATCTGTTAACTAACACTAATAAGagctatgctaatgctaacggtGTGTTTGTGGCAGCCATGGTTCTGTCGGGCTTCGGCTGTATCTGGTGTTGGCCCGTCTGCTTCCTCGGTGTTGCGCTGAGATCGAAAGGTGTTCCATTTACGAGGGTGACAGAATGTCTGTCAGCGTTGGGCTCCNNNNNNNNNNNNNNNNNNNNNNNNNNNNNNNNNNNNNNNNNNNNNNNNNNNNNNNNNNNNNNNNNNNNNNNNNNNNNNNNNNNNNNNNNNNNNNNNNNNNGAGGGAGCTGCTGCACCTcaccctggaggtggtggagaagaggtgatctgctctgctgctgcctgcgGTGTTtgttctgagggggggggggcgccgcgaGGACGCGGGACCGATGTAACGGAGTCGACCGTGTTTTCTGTGCCGTCGGGGGGGCCGCGGTTCTGTTTATTCAATGATGTTGGGCCAGAATCTGCTCTTTACCTCCGTCTGCACTCCTCTCATCATGGCGTTCTGTTTCTGATCCGTCTGAGCCCGACAGCCGAAGGGAGCGGCTTTACTCCCTGACGCGCTGTCGCGCTTTTATCGGTTTGGGGGGAACCTTCGGTTATCTGCAGGGACCCTCGTCTCCAAcgtctccgtctgtccctcAGGAACACGATGCCGGACCTGGGCAGCGAGGTGATGGCGGAGGCGCTGGCTCAGAGGGCGCTGATGAGACCCGTCTACACCATCCCCATCATCCCCCTGTCCAACAGCAACCAGTACCGGCACCAGGACCACTCGGATATGAAGGACTATAAGAAAGTAAGGCCATctacgcacacgcacgcacacacgcacacacgcgcgcacacacgcacacacacgcacacgcacgcacacgcacgcacgcacacacgcacacacacacgtacacacgcacacacgcgcacacacacacacacacacgcacacacgcacacacgcacacacgcgcacgcacacacacacacacgcacacacgcacacacacgcacacacacacacgcgcacacacacacacacacacgcacacacgcacagagtgGAGGAGTGATTCTACTCTCTTCTGGAACACAATGTCTGTAAAGTATTAGGAATTAGGAAGGAGTATTGGATCAGCCAGAGTGGGCGTGTCCCGGTATCTGTGATGTCACGCCGGCGGCAGGGTGCGGGTTTGACTCCCTCCGTGTCACCTCATTAGCCGCCTCCTGGCAGCGCGCCTCCTTCACCCGTGACCGGCTGGTTGGCTCGTTCCCTTTTGTTTACACTCGTTCATTCCTGGTGAACCCGCCCCCGTGGCGCTGAACCCCCGCTCTCCTCCCTTTGATCCGACTGTAGAACTCTGTTTGCCTTGTCCCCCGTGTCTGAATGGGCCTGAATGGGATCCGACTAATCCAGGCGGCGTTTGAGTCTGctcaggcagggggggggcctTCCCACTGGGGAGGTTGGGGGCGAGCCATGGCACGGGttgtagaggaggaggaggaggaggaaggccagCCATCTGTCTCTGCAGCGGCATCTGGCACATGCCCCCATCTGCAtatcaatgccccccccccctacttacTGTTGTTCAGCGGCGCCTTTTTAAACACGCCGCTCCGTCTCCCTCTCCCCGCGCAGCCGGAGAAGGCCGAGGCGGTCCGGACCAAAAGGAAGTACGAGAAGAAGCCCAAGACCCCCCCTCTGTCGGCGCCTCAACATTCAGGGCCCTCCGTGTTCAACCCCAAGGACCTGAACCAGTACGACTTCCCCAGCTCGGACGAGGAGCCCTTCTCCCAGGTAGCGTGGGGGAGGAGTTTGCCGCTGGGGGGAGGAGTTTGCCGCTGGGCGGTCTTGAAGACGCTTTCTTCTGCTAACGTGATGCTATTGTTCAGATCCATTCGGGTTCCtcggaggcagaggaggagaacgacCCGGATGGCTGCTACGGGTTCAGGAGGAAGGCCGGCTGTCACTACTACGctgtgagtgccccccccccccacaaacagcAGGCCGGTCAGTCTGgctgccctgcctgttttatttcatttatttacatctTCCTCTCTAGTCTCGTCCGGACCGGAGTGGCAGCTGGCCGTGGGTACGCCCAtcggagggggggcggggcgagCCGCGGTTCCGCTACTGCCTGACGTCGCTCAACACGCCGCGGTGCTGCATCGGGTTGGCCCGGCGccggctggggagggggggcaggttaGCGCGGTCCACCTGTGGGTCCACCGGTGATGATCCGGTTCCTCGTGAGAACCTCTATTACATACCGGTTCTGCTTTCAGGATCCTGCTGGACCGAGCGCACGCGGGCCTGGACTCTGACGCGGCGCCTGAACCACTTCCAAACTCTCCGCTCCGCAACTCCAACGCCAGTACCTCAGTAACCGATACCTCGCACTCGACCAGCTCCTCCCACTTCCCCTCCGCTTCATCGTCAGCGTCATCATCCCGGCCGCCGTCTTCTCGGCCGTCTTCTCGGCCGCCTACGGACCTCGGCCGGATTCTTTTGGACATTAAGTCGTGCCGCTGGAGGCACTTCAGGCCACGGACGCTATCCCATCACCTCCCGGGTGGAGGAGGCGTGTCTCGCAGAGGATTTAGGGATTTTAGCCGCACTGCGTCGGGGATAAACCGGACCCTGTCTGGGGGAGCTCAGAGCCGcactggccccgcccccccacctgtAATTGGTGAGTCACCTTCCTGTTGTGCCGgggtgtgttttctgtgtggtCTTTGGCATCAGAACTGGTCAGAGGATCAATCACTGGTCCCTGATCAGTCCAGCAAATGGAGTCAAGGCTCAGCAGCTCGGCTCCGGTTGTGTCCGTATCAAATGTTTCCAGGATGCAGTGTTGagcctttattttgttttggttttaaatcagttttattCGCTGCCGTGTCGTGTCGGCTGCTAATAGCGGCGGTGCGTGGACCGTTTGTGCCTCTCTGGGTGTAGCACGGTTACTACGGTAACGTCCCCGTTGATCAAGCCGCCGTCCTGCTCGCTGATTCCACGGCCGAGCAAACCGAAGTTGGGCTACGTTGGTTGTGTAGCCTGGAGCTGTGTGTTAgaacctctgtgtgtgtgtgtgtgtgtgtgtgtgtgtgtgtgatgcaacCCAGGACCTGCTGGTAAAATAGTTCCTGCCCTCCTCGGGGGGCCGTGGTGTGACTGGTACAGACCTCCCGAccctaataaataaataacggcCTCAAAGCGTCGCGCTGATCGACCGCTTGGAGCTCGGCCAGCGAGAGAAGACGGGAGGCTTCCTGTCAGACGTTCGTCTCTTAGAACACGAGACTTAATCCGGTCGTGCTCTCGAGGAGGGAACGTTCTTTTCCCATGAATAACATTAAGCGCCGTGCCGTCGTCGTGATTGATTTTGTGCGCGTGAATATTCATGGGACTGGACCCGGGGAAGCAGCGCGGCGGCGTCTCCCTGAGGTTGCAGAACTCGTTCTGATGAGGGAGGCTGCCGGTAAATAGCATGAGCGTTCTGCGTTATTGTGACGCATTCATTCCTGCTgcaggggatgggggggggggggggggggctgacccgACCTGACCCAACCCCAGCGTCACAACAGAAACGTCACGTaacctcagagagcacagaccttccccaagcagctcactcccctcctaactggatccacaccgtccacatggtgatctggatcagcaccaggaggttctagattgttcttgtatctttatacaccaacatgaaaagtcaaagtggatcagagtttatgtttatttttaactgattcttaatccataaatggtttcatgttaaaatgtaatatttgttcctcattctggatcagaaccaggagacatgtttcatgatggttcagatcggacccctttatgactgggattacTGGTGACTGAattaaaaagcctccatttataagtaaattggaaaatccggatttgttttgtgtccggacgggaatccggatcgctcccAGAATGTTGTGATTTGAGTTGGACAAAGACCGTCTTCAGGGTTTTTTATGGCGACTCATCCAGCAGTTCTGTAgttctgctaacagacagacaaacgctgtcaaacatccacgtctgactttaatgtttaatttgagTCTGGATctataaaaacatttcatcagAACCTCACAATAAAGAAAACGACGGTCTTTGTGGACTAAATAAAATGTCCCAGTTTTAAAGTTGACTTTTCCTTTAGTGAATCATTAATCGCCCGCCTGAAGGTCGTCTGTAATGAACGACCAGTCAAACCGCTCTCTGGCACGAGGGGGCGGTTACTTTCTGCGTTATTTTGACCGTTCTAAAACCGTTCAAGCTccgaggtcagaggtgaagcgGGAGTTCGGAGTTGGAATTGAGTTTCAGTTGAATGGGAATGTTTATCATACATCAGGGTCAAGGGTCAACCTCATTGTGTATCGATGCATTTATGGTCATTATTCTACAGCGTGACTCGgaaggggtgtggggggggcggtgtTCGGGTTTCTGCAGCGAAAGATCGGAGAACTTGCCCGTTTCATCTCTTTGAAGGAAGAGCGCCTCCGTTTAGTCGTTATAAAACGACCGAAGCGCTCAAAGGAGCGACGCCTCAACCCAAGGCCGCACGGAGAGGACAtcgtgctgggggggggggggggttagagccGCTTCCTTTCTGCTCCGGGGTGAAGGCGGCGCTTTCTGAATGCCGGTATTCAAGCGAAGTGTAAAGTTCTGCCGCTGAAAGGACCGTGTTCTCCGCGGTCGACTGCTGGagcgtctccatggagacgatTCTGTGAAATAGTGGCGGATTAACGATGTCTTTCGTTTCACTGGTAACCGCGGCGACTGCCTGTAGAGGGAGGAGGTCGCGGTGAGAGAGGGTTAGATCAACGTTTACCTTCGCtgtgtgatgaggaggaggcctGAGAGCTGCCGTTCGCCGTGCACTTCCTGTCATGTGACTGCAGCACGCGAGCATCCTGTGATGTTTACGTCCTTTACGCCGACGCGTTAGCCACGGCGAGCTTCAACGTTAGCTCCACCCCCTCCCCGTTCTCACGTCTGGGTTCCGTCCTCAGCGTTCACGGCGGAGCAGTACCAGCAGCACCAGGAGCAGCTGGTCCAGATGCAGAGACGGCAGCTGGAGcagagccagcagcagcagcaggccggcAAGGCGCAGGTCAGTGAGGTCACCCGGGCCCGTCCGGTTCCAACGCTGAGTTCTGCTTGTGTACCGGTCCGAACGTCTCCCTGGTTTCCTCCCAGGCGCTCGCGTCCAAGACGCTGGACCAAGCCAGCGCCCAGTTCGCCGCGTCGGCCCTCGTCACCACGGACCAGCTGCTGACCTTCAAGTCCAAAGAGGAGTCGGTGCTGTCGAGCGGCGTCAACGGCGTCCTGGCGGGGGCAGGTGAGACGCCGGGACGGGGTCTCGATCCGTTCCCAGGAGGAATGTCACTATTTAGGAGCAGCTTCAGATGTAGAGGCGGGCAGAGACCGGCGTCACGGCAACGTGACGGTTACCTTGGCGTTGCATCAGCGCCCGGCTAGCCTGAGAGCCTCTCTCTGCTCACCAGGTGTCTTCAAAGGCCTCCACCCGGCCAATCAGCTGCCGCACGCCGCCAACGCCATCCCCGCCCCCACCCCGGGCATCCTGGGATGCAGCGCCCCCGCCTCCACTCAGGTCCTCATCGGGAACAACATCTGTCTGAGCGTGCCGTCGGCCGGCAGCCTGGCTGGACGCCACATTCCCCGGACCCTCGGCAACGTGCCGGCCTCTGCCTTAAAGCTGTCCGCCGCCAACAACCTGCAGATGCCCAAAGTCTCCGGGGCGCCGTCCATGGACCTGGGCTCGAGGTGAGGCGGGGTCACGGGTCACGATCGCGTTTTAGCTCGCTCGGAGCGAcaaaatgaatgtgaaatatttCCGCGTATGAAGGCGGCGTGCGTTAGCAGATCAGGCGGGCGGTGTCGTCTCAGCCCCCCCTCGGGCGCCACATAAAACACGCCGACAGAGGATAAATAGTTTATCAGTTCGTCGCTGTCGTAGCGGAATCGGACCGTTTTGGCGCCGCGGTTGATTCTGGATGAGTTTCAGACAGAAACGTCTGAGGTTGCAAACAGGCGGCGCCGGTCGGGAGTCGAGCCGGGCCGGGCTTCGGAGAGAGCCTAACCTCTGCTCTCCTCCGCAGGGACAACCACGACGAAGACAAGCCAGCACTGAGCAGTTTAGCAGACAACACAGTGGCCATGGAGGTGACGTAGCGGCGTGGGACGGCGTGGGACGAGTCCTCTCTGAGGTGCTGGGCATCGTAGCATCGGGAATGCAAAAAGGGACAGCAGGACTCTAACGGGCCGAAGGGCGGCGACGGCCGATGGACAGCGACGGCCGCTAGCTTGCAATTCTCACCTCTCATACTTTTTAAACCTTTTCGTTTTGTTAAAAGTACAAGATTGACGTGTAAATTATGAGTATCTACAATAACTACATATTTGTCACATCCCCTTGTAAATACTACTTGAATACAGAACTGTCCATTTGTGATGTTTTGCACTTGGGAGTCCGACGTTAAAGGAAAACCCCCGAAGCCAAGCGGAGGACGGGAGTTGTATAGATTTACACATCGTGTGCAcggagcggcgcggcgcggcgccggcTGGTTCGACCTATTTATTGTGCTGTGTTTACAGGTTTCTGTTTGTTctcggtttgtttgttcttttttttgtacactGTACCTTCGTTGGTTCCTGTGCTGTAGTAAATGTTAGCTAGCTACGGACTGCTGGGTATTTCTGTATATTGTGAACACACAGCAGGCCCCACCCAGCCACGTTTATTTTTGGGTCCCTGTGCTTCTCTGTGGATCATGTGAAAATCAATGGTGACATACATACAGgccaggaggtggaggaggtggaggtggaggtggaggaggaggaggcggcgctccTCTCTTCCATCAGCGTCGTCCCAAACACGAGTAACAAAACAGGGATGAAGTCTCTTCCCAGAAGTCTTTGCTGCTTCTGATTAAAGCACTATTTTATTGTGATGTTCCGTTCATGGTTTTGATAAATATCAATGctgcttttgtatttgtttgtttttgaagggGTCGCTCCTCGGCCccctttattttcttattttttcgTAAAAGACAATTTtggttatttttgtattttttcttgtGGTAAAGCTTTTCGGTTCGTTCAAAGACTTCATTCTTTTGTTGGTTTGTTACTTGAGGGAGGTGACTGGGCAGCGATCGCTGTACGTGTTTCATCATTCCAGTttctaatgacaaaaaaatgCTAACGAGGGGCCGCCGGGGACGAGTCCTCGCCGCccctcttttctttattttccttttttttctttgaaaaaaGAATCTCCAGACGGCTGCGAGGCCAAAAACCACAAGTATTGGGTGCCTTCCTTTGGGGAAATGTTTGTACTCTCTTCTGTGAAGAGTTCGGCACAAAGGCAGCGTTACTTAGTAGCGCTTCTCGTCTTTGTCGGGATCTGAATGCCCCGTCCAACGGCAGGATTTATCCTCGAGGTTTACTTGTCCCACCCGGAGGCTGaaaagaattttaaaaaatgtgacGAAACTCTCACTAAAACAAGACAATAAAAGCCCAGGGCGTTAAATGTGACTCGTTCGGACTCTGGTCTCGTTTGTGTTCGCTTTCATCCAAAGGAGGTTCAAGGGAGAGTAGCCGAATATTCCGAAGCCCATTCAAGATGCTAACAAACAGGATAAAACTTTCAAAGAGCGGATCAACATTttaggaaatgtgtttttgcctTCCTGTCAAAGTTTAGCGAGAACTTTCTATCTGGTCCCTCTGGGCTGAAGAATCGGACACTAAATAGTTCCCAAAATGTCCCGGCAAGAGACACCGAAGCTGGATTGTTGCAATAAGTGTCTTCCTGTTAAGATGTTCATTCTGTCCCACATGTGAATGAACCAATCAGAATCCAGCCACGGcgatcctggggggggggcagagtgatGGACGAGGGTGGAGAGACCTGCTACAGAGGGTCCACTGTTTCAGCACCAGCACCTGCCTCCCCgcttccctcctcttcatcacccaGCAACAGGACTCCTCTTCCGGctcgggggacgggggacggttGTGTCCTCCGTACAGACTTATGTCCGTCCGGTCCCGTCGTCCTCCTCGCGGCTTGTGACGTTTAATTTACGGCTAACGATTAGCGGTTTCACCTGAGCAGGTGTGGACCGTGTTCTATAGATGTCCCTTAAAGGATGTAAATATCCACGGAGGCGGAgtctcttctggctcctcttggAAATGTTGAACTCTAATCTGAAGCTGTCCTCGCTAACGATTGAACTCTAATCTGAAACTGTCCTCGCTAACGATTGAACTCTAATCTGAATCTGTCCTCGCTAACGATTGAACTCTAATCTGAATCTGTCCTCGCTAACGATTGAACTCTAATCTGAAACTGTCCTCGCTAACGATTGAACTCTAATCTGAAACTGTCCTCGCTAACGATTGAACTCTAATCTGAAGCTGTCCTCGCTAACGATTGAACTCTAATCTGAAGCTGTCCTCGCTAACGATTGAACTCTAATCTGAAACTGTCCTCGCTAACGATTGAACTCTAATCTGGGACCTGCCCACTCTAGGCTAAAGGCTAATCTATGCTAAACgagctgctggcgctgctgaCCAATGGCAGCGCTGCAAAAACATGGAGGATGAACTCTGGTGACCTTAATATCACACCTGGTCACCATGACGTCGCTGCAAACaacatttattgtatttacatGATTGGTCCAGAAtccatttattatatatttttatttatataaccaTTAATTATTATCACATGAATATGTAAtgtgtgaatatttaaatgacagaaGTCCCCTCACATCCGTTCACCAGCATGTTAGCATAGATTTGCAGCGCCCCCATGTGGAGACGTTTGGAATTACACTTTTAAACGTAAAAccttgcgtgtgtgttttattttttatttttccgcATCTTCATCATTTATGTTTGAAGTTCAATCTAAATTTAAACTGTTTGGTTTGGGATTAGAAttggttttaatttaattatctggttgtttcttttgttgtttAGTTTCTATGTTGTGCTTTTCGTTCTGCTGCATCTGCTAAAAGATAATAAAACCATCCGGCTCCTAATCTGGATTTAGAAACATTGTGTAAACAAACCGTTCCCACTCCTGTTTATGTCAACAGGTAAACAGTTGTTTCAGGATTTGTAAACTAGAAGCtgccttctgattggtcagcagAGGGAAGCGCTGTTTCACATTTAGAAAACAGAACAGCCGGAACCTCCTTGATGTCCCTGAACCCCTCCCGAGGAGGAGGTCCAGAGGTGAACTCGCTCCTCGTTTACTCCCTGCTCTgtcttttatccccccccccaacctaacTCTCCTCCCTTTACTCCTGCCAGGctttgctcctcttcatctcctctccaGGCCGTGACTCATCCTCGTGTGATTCTCTTCATCGTGGATCCGCGTCGGCGCCGAGGGGGGAACTTTTAGCAGCAGCCCCTCCGGATGATTCATCTCACAGCCATGTAAGGAAAACACTTACAGATGGTTCGGGATGAACGCCGGCCCGGATCCTGTGGGCTTCGGAATGCTAATGCATTATGGGTAGCAGCTAAAAACCTGGGTTTGGATGCTGCTTCTGGCATCAAGAGGACATTTGTCCTGTGGCGTGACTCCCCTAGTGGCTGGAAggcaaaagaaataaaagggcAAAAAGTGGAGGGCGAATGTTTGTGATCATCAGCGTCATGGCAACGCTGGAAATCCCCTCCATCGCAGTCTGACCGTTATCTTCCACTGACCTTATCTGACATGtggggacggagggacggacggacggagggacggacggacggagtCCAAGGAGTCGTTTCCACAGGGCCGGGATTCCGGAGGCCCAGAGCAACATTCAGAGGAAGCACTAGAACTTTGGGATTCCGGCCTGGCGGG
This DNA window, taken from Brachionichthys hirsutus isolate HB-005 chromosome 14, CSIRO-AGI_Bhir_v1, whole genome shotgun sequence, encodes the following:
- the LOC137904125 gene encoding enhancer of polycomb homolog 1-like — protein: MSKLSFRARALDASKPLPVFRCEDLPDLHEYASINRAVPQMPTGMEKEEESEHHLQRAISAQQVYGEKRDNMVIPVPEAERNITHYESLYPGEFKMPKQLIHIQREELLHLTLEVVEKRNTMPDLGSEVMAEALAQRALMRPVYTIPIIPLSNSNQYRHQDHSDMKDYKKPEKAEAVRTKRKYEKKPKTPPLSAPQHSGPSVFNPKDLNQYDFPSSDEEPFSQIHSGSSEAEEENDPDGCYGFRRKAGCHYYASRPDRSGSWPWVRPSEGGRGEPRFRYCLTSLNTPRCCIGLARRRLGRGGRILLDRAHAGLDSDAAPEPLPNSPLRNSNASTSVTDTSHSTSSSPDLGRILLDIKSCRWRHFRPRTLSHHLPGGGGVSRRGFRDFSRTASGINRTLSGGAQSRTGPAPPPVIAFTAEQYQQHQEQLVQMQRRQLEQSQQQQQAGKAQALASKTLDQASAQFAASALVTTDQLLTFKSKEESVLSSGVNGVLAGAGVFKGLHPANQLPHAANAIPAPTPGILGCSAPASTQVLIGNNICLSVPSAGSLAGRHIPRTLGNVPASALKLSAANNLQMPKVSGAPSMDLGSRDNHDEDKPALSSLADNTVAMEVT